The Pyrococcus horikoshii OT3 genome includes a window with the following:
- a CDS encoding DEAD/DEAH box helicase, giving the protein MLFVIREGRKKGELEAFLIENPPEKLSQIRNVKADRIFRLIMRDGRLFKVLEGSQYRNPKEIEKLLRSSRIILADADEWEDYFRKKLMNKNVEKASLCRLCLLEGRITVLTEGNRIKYRNEYICERCAEEELKNELRVRFNSLGMLEQAKRLLAKFRDLDKVLYAFDPRFDPTEHPEVTKWDELKAKHVRVERMKVDEVDIPESFKNVLKLEGITELLPVQVLAIKNGLLKGENLLVVSATASGKTLIGELAGIPKALEGKKMLFLVPLVALANQKYEDFKRRYSKLGLKVAIRVGMSRIKTREEPVVVDTGIDADIIVGTYEGVDYLLRSGKKIGNVGTVVIDEIHMIDDEERGPRLDGLIARLRKLYPKAQFIGLSATVGNPQELARSLGMKLVLYDERPVDLERHLIIARNESEKWRIIAKLCKAEVMRKSSKGFKGQTIVFTYSRKRCHELASFLTGKGLKAKPYHSGLPYKQRKITEMEFQAQMIDVVVTTAALGAGVDFPASQVIFESLAMGNKWLSVREFHQMLGRAGRPLYHEKGKVYLIVEPGKKYSAQMDETEDEVALKLLTSPIEPVIVEWSDEIEEDNVLAHACVFNRLSVIEEVNSLTLGANRSAKKVLEKLEELGMVSIRGDIVRVTPYGRAVSMSFLLPSEGEFIRENLESMDPLGMAIHLLPFENAYLPGFLQREIESAVRGRISSNIFSSSFASVLEELDKIIPEISPNAADRLFLIYQDFFNCLEQDCTEFAMEMLSRKIAELRRDGYEPSKISEYFRKVYGLILYPGDVFTWLDGLIRKLEAIQRIAGVFKKKEVENEALLVKKELEEGRRFKVRGKDKLKGGEERWKKIARERRL; this is encoded by the coding sequence ATGCTATTCGTAATAAGGGAAGGGAGGAAAAAGGGAGAGCTTGAAGCATTTTTAATCGAAAATCCTCCCGAGAAGCTCTCACAAATTAGGAATGTTAAAGCCGATAGGATCTTTAGATTAATAATGAGGGATGGAAGGTTATTTAAAGTTCTGGAGGGGAGTCAATATAGGAATCCTAAAGAAATTGAGAAGCTCTTAAGGAGCTCAAGGATAATTTTGGCCGACGCTGATGAGTGGGAAGACTACTTCAGGAAAAAGCTAATGAATAAGAACGTTGAGAAGGCATCCCTCTGTAGGCTCTGTCTCCTTGAGGGGAGAATAACTGTTCTAACTGAGGGAAATAGGATAAAGTACAGGAACGAGTACATATGCGAGAGGTGTGCTGAAGAAGAACTAAAAAACGAACTTAGGGTAAGGTTTAACTCTCTGGGAATGCTGGAGCAAGCAAAAAGACTTTTAGCTAAGTTTAGAGATCTTGACAAGGTTCTCTATGCATTCGATCCAAGGTTCGATCCAACTGAGCATCCTGAGGTTACAAAGTGGGATGAGCTCAAGGCCAAGCACGTTAGAGTTGAGAGGATGAAGGTTGATGAAGTGGATATCCCTGAGAGCTTCAAAAATGTCCTAAAGTTGGAAGGGATTACTGAGTTACTCCCAGTTCAGGTTTTAGCTATAAAGAATGGCCTTTTAAAGGGGGAAAATCTTTTGGTGGTCTCAGCAACCGCGAGCGGTAAGACCCTCATAGGGGAGCTTGCCGGAATTCCAAAGGCCTTAGAAGGGAAGAAAATGCTGTTCCTTGTTCCTCTGGTGGCCCTGGCCAATCAAAAGTATGAAGACTTTAAAAGGAGGTATTCGAAGCTTGGCCTCAAGGTTGCAATAAGGGTTGGTATGAGTAGGATAAAAACAAGGGAGGAACCTGTAGTAGTTGATACCGGGATAGATGCCGACATAATAGTGGGAACGTACGAGGGGGTAGACTACCTACTGAGGTCTGGAAAGAAAATAGGAAACGTGGGAACGGTGGTTATAGATGAGATTCACATGATAGATGACGAGGAGAGGGGGCCAAGGTTAGATGGTTTAATCGCAAGGCTAAGAAAGCTCTATCCTAAAGCCCAATTTATTGGGCTCTCCGCAACCGTTGGTAATCCTCAAGAGTTAGCTAGATCCCTGGGAATGAAGCTTGTCCTTTATGATGAGAGACCCGTGGATTTGGAGAGGCACCTTATAATAGCGAGGAACGAGAGCGAGAAGTGGAGGATAATAGCTAAGCTTTGCAAAGCTGAAGTTATGAGGAAAAGCTCAAAGGGGTTTAAGGGTCAGACGATAGTCTTTACGTACTCAAGGAAGAGGTGCCATGAATTGGCCTCCTTCCTAACTGGAAAGGGATTAAAGGCCAAGCCCTACCACTCGGGTTTACCCTATAAGCAGAGAAAGATAACTGAGATGGAGTTTCAAGCTCAAATGATAGATGTCGTCGTAACCACAGCAGCCCTTGGAGCTGGTGTAGACTTCCCGGCGAGCCAAGTGATATTCGAAAGCCTAGCCATGGGGAATAAGTGGCTTAGCGTTAGGGAATTCCATCAAATGCTTGGGAGGGCCGGGAGACCGCTTTATCACGAAAAGGGGAAGGTCTATTTAATAGTTGAGCCTGGAAAAAAGTATTCGGCTCAGATGGATGAAACTGAGGATGAAGTTGCCCTAAAGCTACTTACATCTCCTATAGAGCCCGTAATCGTTGAATGGAGCGATGAAATAGAGGAAGATAATGTGCTCGCCCATGCATGCGTGTTTAACAGGCTTAGCGTTATAGAGGAGGTTAACTCTCTAACCCTCGGCGCTAACAGGAGTGCTAAAAAAGTCCTAGAGAAGCTTGAAGAGCTTGGAATGGTAAGCATCAGGGGAGACATCGTCAGGGTAACCCCTTACGGAAGGGCCGTTAGCATGAGCTTTTTGCTCCCAAGCGAGGGCGAGTTCATAAGGGAGAACCTTGAAAGCATGGATCCCCTTGGAATGGCTATTCACTTGCTCCCCTTTGAGAACGCTTACCTTCCTGGGTTCCTTCAGAGGGAGATAGAATCTGCCGTGAGGGGAAGGATAAGCTCCAACATATTTTCGAGTTCCTTCGCTTCAGTGCTTGAGGAGTTAGATAAGATAATACCTGAGATAAGTCCCAACGCCGCTGATAGACTATTCCTAATCTACCAGGACTTCTTTAACTGCCTCGAGCAGGATTGTACTGAATTTGCGATGGAAATGTTGAGTAGGAAGATAGCTGAGTTGAGAAGGGATGGGTATGAGCCCTCAAAGATCTCAGAGTACTTTAGAAAGGTTTATGGTTTAATACTTTATCCTGGGGATGTATTCACATGGCTCGATGGACTTATAAGGAAGCTTGAGGCTATTCAAAGGATAGCTGGAGTGTTCAAAAAGAAAGAGGTCGAAAATGAAGCTCTTCTCGTTAAGAAGGAATTAGAAGAGGGGAGAAGATTTAAAGTACGGGGTAAAGATAAACTTAAGGGAGGGGAGGAAAGGTGGAAGAAAATAGCGAGAGAAAGAAGACTATAA
- a CDS encoding Lrp/AsnC family transcriptional regulator, whose product MAGIDEIDEVIVRELRKNSRITLTELGRKVGLTASAVKNRIEKLEKLGVIKGYSAVVDPSFFGEFLTAVIEIELIDPDSPDLPRILTPILKMRNISDVYKKTGEFHLVIRGTFRDVESLNTFLKDLKRNYLRNLARRTRISIVLENFKEAGVTLK is encoded by the coding sequence ATGGCCGGGATAGATGAAATTGACGAAGTAATAGTTCGGGAACTCAGGAAGAATAGTAGGATAACCCTGACTGAGTTGGGGAGGAAAGTCGGCTTAACTGCATCCGCGGTAAAGAACAGGATCGAAAAGCTTGAGAAGCTTGGCGTCATTAAAGGTTATTCCGCTGTTGTAGATCCTTCCTTCTTTGGCGAGTTCCTCACCGCTGTTATAGAAATCGAGCTTATTGATCCTGATTCTCCAGATCTTCCCAGGATTTTAACCCCTATTTTGAAGATGAGGAACATTAGTGATGTTTATAAGAAAACTGGTGAGTTCCATCTAGTTATAAGGGGGACATTTAGGGATGTTGAATCCCTAAACACCTTTTTAAAGGATCTAAAGAGGAACTATCTAAGGAACCTCGCAAGGAGAACAAGGATCTCAATAGTGCTCGAGAATTTTAAAGAGGCCGGAGTAACCTTGAAGTAG
- a CDS encoding transcriptional regulator, giving the protein MKQEEKLRKLESLLRTMGLKKNEIMIYNLLVEKKRGMRIREIQRELGISERSVRAHVLSLYRKGLLKRELVQKGWLGYIYTAVSPLEILQRIREHIMKSIEELEKEFKNQSGS; this is encoded by the coding sequence ATGAAACAAGAGGAAAAGTTGAGGAAGCTTGAGTCTTTATTAAGGACTATGGGTCTTAAAAAGAACGAAATAATGATATACAACCTCTTAGTTGAGAAGAAGAGGGGAATGAGAATTAGGGAGATACAGAGAGAGCTGGGGATAAGTGAGAGGAGCGTGAGGGCTCATGTCCTTAGCCTGTACAGGAAGGGGCTGTTAAAGAGGGAACTCGTTCAAAAGGGATGGTTGGGTTATATCTACACGGCCGTTTCACCGCTTGAGATACTCCAAAGGATTAGAGAACACATAATGAAGAGCATCGAGGAGCTGGAAAAGGAATTCAAAAATCAGAGTGGGTCATGA
- a CDS encoding cupin domain-containing protein, whose translation MYIGHVKDTPEKDVPNAKGTTIRWLISPKVGAKNFAMRYFVIKKGGEIPIHQHDWEHEIFVVKGEGYLTKDGKNWFKVVPGSYIYIPPNEPHGYKNEDSETFEFVCLIPAKREAIPDDEWQE comes from the coding sequence ATGTACATCGGACATGTTAAGGATACCCCCGAGAAGGATGTTCCAAACGCTAAGGGGACTACGATAAGATGGCTGATAAGTCCAAAGGTTGGAGCAAAGAACTTTGCAATGAGGTACTTCGTTATAAAGAAGGGTGGAGAGATTCCAATTCACCAGCACGATTGGGAGCATGAGATATTTGTGGTGAAGGGTGAGGGGTACCTAACAAAGGATGGAAAGAATTGGTTCAAGGTAGTCCCTGGAAGTTACATTTATATTCCTCCAAATGAGCCTCACGGCTACAAGAATGAGGATTCGGAAACTTTTGAATTTGTCTGCCTGATACCAGCAAAGAGGGAAGCAATACCTGATGACGAGTGGCAAGAGTAA
- a CDS encoding DUF4910 domain-containing protein produces MKEFLKAADKFNPENVFRDVVEISKFHRIQGSRDIVKATEYVASRLEELGIDYKFLNDIYDGKSYHLTLPSPIGWEIVEGSLKFKEKELTTSNSPLLVMAHSPSGEAKGEVIPIFREEDWEKADGKIVLVGEDWREAYRKANEHGAKAFIAYRKGTGDAFPYIGLFLTKKDLEWAKIPALTVPESVANELIEKSKKGGVEVEVSVKTEIKDRETLPLLYAKIGEPPYLLFSAHICHPKPGANDNASGSAMLIELARILKGNEGRIGFAFLWIPEYHGTQAFIPKVNLNEIYANINLDMVGGSEDRSNSTIMLVRTPLSRFSLVPGVLELFLKEVNAEGKSFSGSPLPSVKFKEYPYEMGSDHDIFNFYSIPGVMPITWPDRYYHTSADTPEKLSLRTLSIIGRAVVATGLFIAKAEKEEVERVARGFAMKYLGELSMQRKIEVAESLVMNGLSRDSGFLGLNVGHELESNGWVKWKEKGIISIKGLEYKNESIARRLKEIVEEDRMINVHLHEYLMLSELLDNEKAMKALKDEYGEVKEEKIMRGVELLEEAKIIEPM; encoded by the coding sequence ATGAAGGAGTTCCTCAAGGCCGCAGATAAGTTCAATCCCGAGAACGTTTTTAGGGATGTAGTAGAGATCTCTAAATTCCACAGGATCCAAGGATCAAGGGATATTGTAAAGGCTACTGAATACGTGGCAAGCAGGCTTGAAGAACTTGGAATTGATTACAAGTTTCTAAACGACATCTATGATGGGAAGTCATACCATCTAACCCTACCATCTCCGATAGGGTGGGAGATTGTAGAGGGAAGCTTGAAGTTCAAAGAAAAGGAGTTAACAACGTCAAATTCTCCCCTCCTGGTTATGGCCCATTCCCCCTCAGGAGAAGCGAAGGGTGAAGTAATCCCCATCTTTAGGGAAGAAGACTGGGAAAAAGCAGATGGGAAGATAGTCCTCGTAGGGGAAGATTGGAGGGAGGCGTATAGGAAGGCCAACGAACACGGGGCAAAGGCTTTTATAGCGTACAGGAAAGGTACGGGAGATGCTTTTCCATACATAGGGTTATTTTTAACGAAGAAGGATCTTGAGTGGGCAAAAATACCAGCGTTAACTGTTCCTGAGAGCGTGGCTAATGAATTAATAGAGAAGAGCAAGAAGGGAGGAGTGGAAGTAGAGGTATCCGTAAAAACCGAGATTAAAGACAGGGAAACGTTACCACTATTATACGCTAAAATAGGAGAACCACCCTACCTCCTCTTCTCGGCCCACATATGCCATCCAAAACCGGGAGCAAACGATAACGCCTCAGGTTCAGCTATGCTAATAGAGCTGGCTAGGATACTAAAAGGAAATGAAGGAAGAATAGGCTTCGCCTTCCTCTGGATCCCAGAATATCATGGAACCCAGGCTTTTATTCCCAAGGTGAATCTCAATGAAATATATGCGAACATAAACCTGGACATGGTGGGGGGAAGCGAAGATAGGTCTAATTCCACAATAATGCTCGTTAGAACTCCACTCTCCAGGTTCTCGTTAGTTCCAGGAGTCCTGGAGTTGTTCCTTAAAGAGGTTAACGCCGAAGGAAAGAGTTTCTCAGGATCCCCGCTCCCAAGCGTTAAATTCAAGGAGTATCCGTACGAGATGGGAAGTGATCATGATATATTCAACTTCTATAGCATTCCTGGGGTCATGCCGATTACATGGCCCGACAGGTACTACCATACATCAGCGGATACACCGGAGAAGCTTAGTCTAAGAACCCTTAGCATAATCGGTAGAGCTGTTGTTGCAACGGGATTGTTCATTGCGAAGGCCGAAAAAGAGGAAGTGGAGAGGGTTGCAAGGGGTTTTGCCATGAAGTACCTTGGAGAATTAAGCATGCAGAGGAAGATCGAGGTCGCAGAATCCTTAGTCATGAACGGCCTCAGCAGGGATTCAGGGTTCCTGGGATTGAACGTTGGGCATGAACTCGAAAGCAATGGATGGGTGAAATGGAAGGAGAAGGGAATAATAAGCATAAAGGGTCTAGAATACAAGAACGAAAGCATAGCCAGGAGGTTAAAGGAGATCGTAGAAGAGGATAGGATGATAAACGTTCACCTTCATGAGTACCTAATGCTCAGCGAACTACTGGATAATGAAAAAGCCATGAAAGCCTTAAAGGATGAATACGGTGAAGTCAAGGAAGAGAAAATAATGAGGGGAGTAGAACTTCTGGAGGAGGCAAAGATCATTGAGCCCATGTAA
- a CDS encoding glycosyltransferase, with product MKVSIIVPTYNERDNLEELFSRISSALKGYDYEIIIVDDDSPDKTWEKAMELSKLYPVKVIRRVNEKGLSSAVIRGFSEASGDVFVVMDADLQHPPEVIPSLLREIEKGNDIAIASRYVKGGKVENWPFYRRLISRGAIIIGRLALPKIAGIKDPVSGFFALKRSVVEGVKLNPIGFKILMEILIKGKYSRVTEVPFTFSTRKFGESKLKGKTMVNYLRHVYRLMKWEGEVDRILKFSIVGLSGVGVNEGFLWLFVNFFHISKELGVIPSTELSILNNFLWNDLWTFKDIKKGSVIERLAKFHVAAFVGAVAQFLVYWILLFLGIHYLLANLFGIGASFVVRYIFNRHITWAQ from the coding sequence ATGAAAGTCTCAATAATAGTACCAACTTACAACGAAAGGGATAATCTTGAAGAACTCTTCTCTAGGATAAGTTCGGCATTAAAGGGATATGATTACGAAATAATAATTGTAGATGATGATTCACCGGATAAAACCTGGGAGAAAGCGATGGAACTCTCGAAGCTCTATCCCGTTAAAGTTATAAGAAGGGTGAACGAAAAGGGACTTTCCTCGGCCGTGATAAGGGGCTTTTCGGAGGCTAGTGGTGATGTATTCGTCGTTATGGATGCCGACCTTCAGCATCCCCCCGAGGTCATTCCTAGCCTTCTCAGGGAGATAGAGAAGGGAAATGATATTGCAATTGCGAGTAGATACGTTAAGGGCGGGAAAGTTGAGAATTGGCCTTTCTATAGGAGATTAATCTCGAGGGGTGCTATAATTATTGGGAGGTTGGCCTTACCTAAGATAGCCGGAATAAAAGATCCCGTGAGTGGCTTCTTCGCCTTGAAGAGGAGTGTAGTTGAGGGGGTTAAGCTTAACCCCATAGGATTTAAGATACTTATGGAAATCCTGATAAAGGGAAAATATTCTAGAGTAACTGAAGTCCCGTTCACTTTCTCAACTAGGAAATTTGGTGAGAGTAAGCTGAAGGGTAAGACTATGGTAAACTATCTAAGGCATGTTTACAGGCTGATGAAATGGGAGGGAGAGGTAGATCGCATTTTAAAGTTCTCTATAGTCGGATTGTCGGGAGTTGGTGTAAATGAAGGATTTCTCTGGCTCTTTGTCAATTTCTTCCATATTTCAAAAGAGCTTGGCGTGATCCCTTCAACTGAGCTTTCCATATTAAACAACTTCCTTTGGAATGATTTGTGGACTTTTAAAGATATAAAGAAGGGAAGCGTGATCGAAAGATTAGCTAAGTTTCACGTAGCCGCTTTCGTGGGAGCGGTTGCTCAGTTTCTGGTTTACTGGATCCTTCTTTTTCTGGGCATTCACTATCTTTTGGCAAATCTCTTCGGCATTGGGGCTTCGTTTGTGGTTAGGTACATCTTCAATAGGCATATTACATGGGCTCAATGA
- a CDS encoding fibrillarin-like rRNA/tRNA 2'-O-methyltransferase, with protein sequence MVEVKKHKFPGVYTVIDDDGSERIATKNLVPGQRVYGERVIKWEGEEYRIWNPNRSKLGAAIMNGLKNFPIKPGKSVLYLGIASGTTASHVSDIVGWEGKIFGIEFSPRVLRELVPIVEERRNIVPILGDATKPEEYRALVPKVDVIFEDVAQPTQAKILIDNAEVYLKRGGYGMIAVKSRSIDVTKEPEQVFREVERELSEYFEVIERLNLEPYEKDHALFVVRKT encoded by the coding sequence ATGGTTGAGGTAAAAAAGCATAAGTTTCCTGGTGTTTACACAGTTATTGACGATGATGGAAGCGAGAGGATAGCAACTAAAAACCTAGTCCCAGGACAGAGGGTTTACGGGGAGAGGGTTATAAAGTGGGAAGGAGAGGAGTACAGGATTTGGAACCCTAACCGTTCAAAGCTTGGTGCAGCGATAATGAATGGGCTCAAAAACTTCCCGATAAAACCAGGAAAGAGCGTTCTTTACTTGGGAATTGCTAGCGGTACCACGGCTTCTCACGTTAGTGACATAGTTGGATGGGAGGGGAAGATATTTGGAATTGAATTTTCTCCAAGGGTTCTTAGGGAGCTCGTCCCTATAGTTGAGGAGAGGAGGAACATAGTCCCAATCCTTGGGGATGCAACTAAGCCGGAAGAATACAGGGCTTTGGTACCTAAGGTTGACGTTATATTTGAGGATGTAGCCCAGCCAACGCAGGCTAAGATACTCATTGACAATGCTGAAGTATACCTAAAGAGGGGTGGTTACGGGATGATAGCCGTTAAGAGCAGGAGCATTGACGTTACAAAGGAGCCAGAGCAGGTGTTCAGGGAGGTTGAGAGGGAGCTGAGCGAATACTTTGAGGTTATAGAGAGGCTTAACTTGGAACCCTACGAGAAGGATCACGCACTCTTTGTGGTTAGAAAAACTTGA
- a CDS encoding C/D box methylation guide ribonucleoprotein complex aNOP56 subunit (functions along with aFIB and aL7a; guides 2'-O-methylation of ribose to specific sites in RNAs), with protein sequence MRAFIAENVRGIYAFDEDGKLVGKRYFTDKPEKILDGLLKGELVKDLEEFLNELREKGYDEFIFEHPELSRKAKELGFNATTEFPNLAGERLRSNPEEFLGENWFDDYYNVGVALTRMRIQEQSGARDKMVIQAIEALDDVDKVINLLVSRLREWYSLHFPELDEILPRHPQYVAFVKAIGHRDNVDEEKLRELGLSDEKIKKIIEAKEKTMGAWMDETDIAIVQHFAEEIDRLYKLRKELEDYIDKAMDDVAPNLKALVGAKLGARLISLAGGLKELAMLPSSTIQVLGAEKALFRHLRTGAKPPKHGVIYQYPAINRSPWWQRGKIARALAGKLAIAARVDYFSGEYIAEELKKELEARIKEIKEKYPRPPKRRKEERKGRKPWKEKKKKKKKKKGGRR encoded by the coding sequence ATGAGGGCATTTATTGCTGAAAATGTCAGGGGTATCTATGCCTTTGATGAGGATGGGAAGCTGGTAGGGAAGAGGTACTTCACAGATAAGCCAGAGAAGATCTTGGACGGGCTTCTCAAGGGGGAGCTAGTTAAGGATCTGGAGGAGTTTCTTAACGAGCTTAGGGAGAAGGGATACGATGAGTTCATATTTGAGCATCCAGAGCTGAGTAGAAAGGCTAAGGAGCTCGGCTTTAACGCCACCACGGAGTTTCCAAACCTAGCGGGAGAGAGGCTCAGAAGTAACCCAGAGGAGTTCTTGGGTGAGAATTGGTTTGATGATTATTACAACGTGGGCGTTGCCTTGACCAGGATGAGGATTCAAGAGCAGAGCGGTGCGAGGGATAAGATGGTAATCCAAGCCATAGAAGCATTGGATGATGTTGATAAAGTCATAAACCTTCTCGTTTCAAGGTTGAGGGAGTGGTATTCCCTTCATTTCCCTGAACTAGATGAGATCCTCCCCAGGCATCCACAGTACGTGGCTTTTGTAAAGGCGATAGGACACAGGGATAACGTTGATGAAGAGAAGCTTAGAGAACTCGGCTTAAGCGATGAAAAGATAAAAAAGATTATTGAGGCTAAAGAGAAGACAATGGGAGCATGGATGGATGAAACCGATATAGCAATCGTCCAACACTTCGCGGAGGAGATAGATAGACTTTACAAACTGAGGAAAGAACTCGAGGATTACATAGACAAGGCCATGGATGACGTCGCTCCAAACCTAAAGGCCCTAGTTGGGGCCAAGCTCGGTGCAAGGCTCATAAGCCTAGCTGGCGGTTTGAAAGAATTAGCCATGCTACCATCCTCAACGATTCAGGTCTTAGGTGCGGAGAAGGCCCTATTTAGACACTTGAGAACTGGTGCAAAGCCGCCAAAGCACGGAGTAATCTACCAGTATCCTGCAATAAATCGCTCTCCATGGTGGCAGAGGGGTAAGATAGCTAGAGCTCTAGCTGGAAAATTGGCGATAGCTGCTAGAGTTGATTACTTCTCTGGTGAATACATTGCAGAAGAGCTAAAGAAGGAGTTGGAAGCTAGAATAAAAGAGATTAAGGAGAAGTATCCAAGACCACCCAAGAGAAGGAAGGAGGAGAGAAAAGGTAGAAAGCCCTGGAAGGAGAAAAAGAAGAAGAAAAAGAAGAAGAAAGGTGGAAGGAGGTGA
- a CDS encoding pyridoxal-phosphate dependent enzyme, translating into MHPKIFALLAKFPRVELIPWETPIQYLPNISREIGADVYIKRDDLTGLGIGGNKIRKLEYLLGDALSKGADVVITVGAVHSNHAFVTGLAAKKLGLDAILVLRGKEELKGNYLLDKIMGIETRVYDAKDSFELMKYAEEIAEELKREGRKPYVIPPGGASPIGTLGYVRAVGEIATQSEVKFDSIVVAAGSGGTLAGLSLGLSILNEDIRPVGIAVGRFGEVMTSKLDNLIKEAAELLGVKVEVRPELYDYSFGEYGKITGEVAQIIRKVGTREGIILDPVYTGKAFYGLVDLARKGELGEKILFIHTGGISGTFHYGDKLLSLL; encoded by the coding sequence ATGCATCCGAAGATCTTTGCTCTTCTTGCTAAATTTCCAAGGGTTGAGTTAATCCCCTGGGAGACACCCATACAGTACCTTCCTAACATAAGTAGAGAAATAGGAGCCGACGTATATATCAAAAGGGATGATCTAACTGGTCTCGGAATTGGGGGGAATAAAATAAGGAAGCTCGAATATCTCCTGGGTGACGCTCTCTCTAAAGGAGCAGACGTCGTAATAACTGTGGGAGCAGTGCATTCCAATCATGCATTCGTTACTGGACTAGCCGCCAAGAAACTTGGGCTTGATGCAATCCTAGTTTTAAGGGGGAAGGAAGAGCTGAAAGGAAACTACCTTCTAGATAAGATCATGGGCATCGAAACAAGGGTGTATGATGCAAAGGACTCCTTTGAGCTCATGAAGTATGCTGAGGAGATCGCGGAGGAATTGAAAAGAGAGGGTAGGAAGCCCTATGTTATTCCACCGGGAGGAGCATCCCCAATAGGGACGCTTGGTTACGTTAGGGCCGTTGGAGAGATTGCAACGCAGAGCGAAGTTAAATTCGATAGCATAGTTGTAGCAGCTGGAAGTGGAGGTACGCTTGCAGGATTATCCCTGGGCTTGTCGATCCTTAATGAAGATATTAGACCCGTAGGAATCGCAGTTGGTAGATTCGGTGAAGTAATGACTAGTAAGCTGGACAACTTAATTAAAGAAGCTGCGGAGTTACTTGGAGTAAAGGTTGAGGTAAGGCCGGAGTTATACGACTACAGCTTTGGAGAGTACGGTAAGATAACCGGTGAAGTTGCTCAAATTATAAGGAAAGTTGGAACGAGGGAAGGAATAATACTGGATCCCGTATATACGGGGAAGGCATTCTATGGGCTCGTTGATCTAGCTAGGAAAGGGGAGTTGGGGGAGAAGATTCTCTTTATCCATACTGGAGGGATATCGGGAACGTTCCACTATGGTGACAAACTTTTGTCACTACTTTAG
- a CDS encoding ThiF family adenylyltransferase, producing MLSERELERYDRQIMLFGVEGQEKLKRAKVAVAGVGGLGSPVAYYLVAAGVGRVLLIDDQIPELSNLNRQILHWEEDVGKNPKPLSAKWKLERFNSDVRVETYVGKLTEENVNEVLDGVDVIVDCLDNFETRYLLDDYAHKVGIPLVHGAVEGMYGQVTTIVPGKTKRLRDIFPKIKKTGKFPILGATAGVIASIQVAEVVKLITGYGEPLLNKLLLVDLANNIFEIVEI from the coding sequence ATGCTGAGCGAGAGGGAACTTGAGAGATACGATAGGCAGATAATGTTATTCGGCGTTGAAGGCCAGGAGAAACTGAAGAGGGCCAAGGTGGCCGTTGCCGGAGTCGGTGGGCTTGGTAGTCCTGTGGCTTACTATCTTGTAGCAGCTGGCGTTGGGAGGGTACTCTTAATTGATGATCAAATCCCTGAGTTGAGCAACTTGAATAGGCAAATACTTCACTGGGAGGAGGATGTAGGAAAGAATCCAAAGCCATTATCGGCTAAATGGAAGCTTGAGCGATTTAACTCAGATGTGAGGGTAGAAACCTATGTGGGTAAACTAACCGAGGAGAACGTGAATGAGGTTTTAGATGGTGTTGACGTAATCGTTGACTGTCTCGATAACTTCGAGACAAGGTACCTCTTAGATGACTATGCCCATAAAGTAGGGATCCCATTAGTTCACGGTGCCGTCGAGGGGATGTATGGCCAAGTGACAACTATAGTCCCAGGAAAAACTAAAAGGTTGAGGGATATATTCCCAAAGATCAAAAAGACAGGTAAATTTCCAATTTTGGGGGCAACTGCTGGGGTTATAGCTTCTATACAGGTTGCGGAAGTTGTTAAGCTTATAACAGGTTATGGAGAACCACTCCTCAACAAACTGCTTCTAGTGGATTTAGCGAATAATATATTTGAAATTGTGGAGATATGA
- a CDS encoding HIT family protein — MKVLWAPWRIEYIRSPKHEGCIFCDFPKENRDKERLILYRGKHAFIIMNNYPYNPGHVMVAPYRHVASIEDLTDEEMLEIMKLAALIMKAIRKVMKPDGFNLGFNIGKVAGAGVDGHVHLHIVPRWNGDTNFMPVIADTKVIPESLEQAYEELKKALEEIENAEREGT; from the coding sequence ATGAAGGTCCTATGGGCACCGTGGCGAATTGAATACATAAGATCGCCAAAACATGAAGGCTGCATATTCTGTGACTTTCCAAAGGAAAATAGGGATAAGGAGAGGTTAATCCTGTACAGGGGAAAACATGCCTTTATAATCATGAACAACTATCCCTACAATCCAGGACACGTAATGGTGGCCCCCTATAGGCACGTGGCGAGCATTGAGGATTTGACCGATGAGGAGATGCTGGAAATAATGAAGCTTGCAGCTTTAATAATGAAAGCCATAAGGAAAGTTATGAAGCCGGATGGCTTTAATCTTGGGTTTAATATAGGAAAAGTTGCGGGTGCAGGAGTTGATGGTCACGTTCACCTTCACATAGTACCTAGGTGGAATGGAGACACAAACTTCATGCCGGTTATAGCCGACACGAAGGTGATTCCCGAATCTTTGGAGCAGGCTTATGAAGAACTTAAGAAGGCCTTAGAGGAGATAGAGAATGCTGAGCGAGAGGGAACTTGA